The Nitrospira sp. genomic interval AGACCTGCAAGGACCCAATATCCAATTCGCATACCAGACTCTGCCATCCGAGGTACTCCTCTGTTATTCTTAGACTAATGAATGTTGGTCGTGGTCATGCTAACAGCAAGCCCAAACCCCGGCAAGCACGAATGACTTCTCGTTCATGATACAGTGATCCGGCCATGCACTCACTTACCGTCCTGAATCACGCGATCACCGATTGCACGGCCTGCACACGCCTGGTGACCTACCGGGAGACTGTGGCCCAAACCAAACGCCGACAGTATCTGGAATGGACGTACTGGGGAAAGCCGATCCCTGGATTCGGCGACCCGGAGGCGGAACTCTACGTGCTCGGGCTTGCACCGGCGGCTCATGGCGGAAATCGAACCGGTCGGGTCTTTACGGGCGATCGCAGCGGGGACTGGCTCTACGAAGCCATGCATCACTTCGGATTCGCCAACCAAGCCTCATCGACGCATCGCGGCGACGGGTTGGCCCTCACGAACTGCTATATCGGCGCGACCGTCCGCTGTGCGCCTCCCGGGAACAAGCCGTCGCCCGATGAATTTGCACAGTGCGGCCGATTCTTGCGTGATGAAATGCGTCTCCTCAAACGAAAACGCATTGTCATCACGCTCGGGAAGATTGCCTTCGATCACTATCTGAAGATGCACAGAGCCGATGGTCACACCATCCCGTCACCGACGCCTAAGTTTGGACATGGCGTTGCGTATCGACTTCCGTGGGGAGACCTCTTGCTCGGCTCTTATCATCCCAGTCAGCAGAATACGTTTACCGGAAAGCTGACCCGCCCCATGTTCCATTCAGTCTTTGCGCAGGCACGGCGCGAACTCGGCACACCCCATCCCGCCAAGTAACCACGAGCCTTATTTTTTCGCCTGGGCATCCCAATCGGCCAAAAATTTCTTGAGGCCGATGTCCGTCAATGGATGCTTGACCATTTGCTGGAAAATTGAAAACGGCATCGTGCAGATATGGCCGCCGGCCAAAGCAGCTTCGACGACATGCTGCGGATGGCGGACGCTGGCCACTAAGACGAAGGTCTTGTAGTCGTAATTCTTGTAGATGGTGAGGATTTGGCGGATGAGCTCCATGCCATTGGAACTGATATCGTCGAGACGCCCGATGAAGGGCGACACACACCAGGCCCCGGCTTTCGCCGCAAGCAGCGCTTGGGTGGGCGAGAAACACAGGGTGACGTTCACCTTGATACCTTCAGCGGCCATCCGTTTGGTCGCCTTCAACCCTTCCGCAATAAGCGGGACCTTGACCACAATATTCTTGTGGATCTTGGCCAGCTCTTTTCCTTCTTTGACCATGGCATCCGCTTCGACACTGACGACTTCCGCACTGATGGGCCCGTCGACGATGTTGCAGATTTCGACGAGCATTTCCTTGAAACTACGGCCCTCTTTGGCTACAAGCGAGGGATTGGTTGTCACCCCATCGAGCAACCCAAGACTGGCCGCTTCTTGAATTTCTTTCACGTTCGCCGTATCGAGATAGAATTTCATAAGAACATCCTTTCATTACCGAGATGACGTTTGCGCATATTCTGTGTCGTCCATTTTAGGGGGAACTCATGCACGACGCAACGCGACGCCGTGGTTTGACAGCTATCCGGTCGGGGGTTAGAATTTGCACGTCAACCAAGCCACGCATCGTACGTTGTGTGTCGCATCCGAGGAGGAACTCACTCATGCGTCTCTCTGTTATGCTTTTGATCAGCTGCTTGGCTCTGACCGCCTGTAGCTCCAGTAATCCCTACCTTGAAGCCTCGCTCAAACCGGCAGAACTCCAGGGGAAAGATAAAGCCTGGTTTGAAAAAAACTGGGGCACCCCGGACGGGAAAGCATCTCGCTTTTTCGGCGGCGAAACATGGACGTACTACCGCATCGCCGGCGGAAAATCCGGTCCTCCTCTGTTTAACTTCTCACCGAACCAGTGTCAGATTCTGCTGAAGTTCGACAAGGAAGAAAAGTTGTCGGACTACAGCTACTCAGGCTGCTAACTCGTTCGCTGCTTCTGAAACTTCTCCGCGCATTCCTGACTGCAAAAGCAATTGGAGACGCCTCCGACCTGCTGGACAATTGCAGTTTTTATAGGCACAAACACCCCGCAGACCGGATCTTGGACCATCTGATCTCCATCTAATGGTGGTCGTGCCGGTCTACCGGCCTGTTTGGAATTCCGATAAATGCTTTTCACAAGCACAAATAAGATGACCAGCAATCCGATTATCAGAAATAATCTATACATAGTGTGTTCCTGCCAAACCGACCACAATCCTATGGAAGCGTCCTAGAGCTGTCAAGGCTGAGCCTTCTGCAATGCGGGTTGTCTCATTGTGCAGAAATGGCCAAATGGCCTAGTATATCGTTGGTCAAAAAGGACTCTTGCCCTTACCATCCAGTACTTCAGAAGGATATGCATCCATTTCTGTAAGTGTTAGAGTTTGTTTATGAAGACATGCGATAAATGCCGCGGTTCAATGTTGCCAGAGCGGGCGGTGGATTTGGACGCAGGACTTGCGATCACAGTGTTTGCGTGCTTAAACTGTGGTCGGAGAAAAGCAGCGGACCAAGAACCACGGCCCATCACGGCAAGACATTGACCGTCTATGGCAGAACCAAAACCACTTACGTACGATGAGCAGAAAGCTGCCGAGGCAGCTTTTGTTGGCGCCCCTTCGAATCCGAAATGGACGGAGGCCGCTCAACTGCTCTATGCCAGGCTTTCGGCGACGATCCAGACTCGCGCGAAAGAACCGATCGGCGCGTCAACCGGGTCCGCGATTCAGGACGGGGATACGTCTCGTCGATGAAACCCGCGGTGATTAAGTTGGCTGCCGTTCCCCGGACTGCCGTCCTGTGCTGTCCCTCCTGCTATCGCATGATCAGTTACACACGCGACCAACTTGTCGTTGCGTGCAATGCCTGCGGACAGAGTGTTCCGCAATCTTCCCCTTCGTCGAACTAGTTCCGGCTTATCTGACACAAATTGTCGGTCTTGGTTACGGCTCTCTCCCGCTGCGAAGTAACGGATCGGCCGCACCATCCATCCGGATCAGGCAGCGCGGGGCGAATAAGAAAGCGCGATGAAGTTGGCAGGGCAATGCAAGGGAACCGTGACCGGCATGGCTCAGAACTGAGTCACTTCAGACCTAACACATCCATCATGTCATAGAGGCCCGGGGGCTGGCGTACCACCCATCGAGCCGCGCGCAACGCGCCACGCGCAAAGGTGTCGCGGCTACTGGCACGGTGCGTCACCTCGATGCGCTCACCCATTCCGCCGAAGAGAATGGTGTGATCTCCCACAATATCGCCGGCCCGGATGGTCTGAATACCGATTTCCTGTTTCGTTCGTTCCCCGATCAGGCCTTTTCTGGAATAGACGCCGACTTGGTCCAGGTCGCGATTGACGGCGCGCGCGAGCACTTCCGCAATTTTCAATGCGGTACCGCTCGGCGCGTCTTTCTTGAGACGGTGGTGGGCCTCAATCACTTCAATGTCGTAGTCGTCGCCCAATGTTTTCGCCATTTCCCCGATGACTTTATAGATCAAATTGACTCCCACGCTCATATTGGGTGACAACACGCAGGGAACGTGTCTCGCAAGCCCCTTGATCTCTTCAAGTTGAGACGGATTGAGCCCCGTCGTGCCGATGACCATGGCCCGCCGATGTTGGGCGACAATGCGGAAATGCTCGAGCGTCGCTTCGGGAGCGGAAAAATCGATCACGACTTCACCACGGTCCATCAACGCGGCCAGGTCACTGGTGATGGCCACCCCGGCGCGCCCGGTCCCGGAAGTCTCGCCGGCATCATCGCCGATGGCATGATGCCCACTCCCCTCGATAGCCCCGGCCAATGTCAGCGCCGTCGAATCACGCACCAGCGCCACCAATCGGCAACCCATCCGTCCCGCCGCACCAGCCACCACAACTTTAATCATGACCGCGTCTCATCTTTCTACTGGAACGCTAAATAAAGCGAGCCTCTTTCATCACCTGCACCAGCTTGTCGCGATACTCTTTCCCCATCGGGCAAAGCGGCAAACGAAGTTCAGGGTCAATCTTCCCCATCATGCCCAGCGCCTCTTTCACGGGGATCGGATTCGTTTCGTAGAACAACGCGGCAAACAAAGGGGACAACTGGAAGTGGATGCGTCGGGCCTCCTCAATGTTCCCGGCCGCAAACGCCTTGACCATATTCGCCATTTCGGTGGGAGCGATATTGGCGGTGACGGTAATCACGCCTTGCCCGCCGACCGCCATCATCGGCAGCGTCATTGCATCGTCTCCGGCAAGCACCGCAAGGCGGTTACCGCATGTCTGCACAATGTCCGAGGCCTGCTGAATCACCCCGCTCCCCTCTTTCACCCCGACAATGTTCTGGATCACGGCCAATCGAGCAATCGTCGCCGGAAGCATATTCACCCCGGTTCGCCCGGGAATGTTGTACAGCACCAGCGGCAAATCGACCGCCTCGGCGATCGCCTTATAGTGACGATACAAGCCTTCCTGCGTCGGCTTGTTGTAGTACGGCGTAATGAGCAGCGCGGCATCGGCCCCGGCTTCCTTGGCATGCTTCGTCAGCGAGATGGCCTCCTCAGTACAATTGGATCCGGTCCCTGCCGTGACGGGGACTCGACGACGGGCCACCTCCACCGTCAGCTCAATCACACGGTTATGCTCCTCGTGTGACAGCGTGGCGGACTCTCCGGTAGTACCACAAGGGACGATGCCGTTCGTGCCCTTCGCGATCTGCCACTCGATCAGATCACCCAACGCCCGCTCGTCGACTTTACCCTTTCGAAAGGGTGTCACGATCGCGACATGAGAACCGGTAAACATAATGGCTCCTTCTCAAGGTACGGGAGAATCTACAGGCCGCCCACGCCGCGTATTACTTCAAGAACGCCGGGATCATCTCGCCCTTGACCAGATCCTCGTAGGTTTCACGCTCACGGATGACATGAATGTCTCCGCCCTTGACCAGTACTTCAGGGACGCGGGGCCGGGAATTGTAATTCGAAGCCATGACGAACCCGTAGGCCCCCGCACTCATCACCGCCATTAATTCGCCCGGCTTCACGGCGGCCAACAAGCGATCC includes:
- the fsa gene encoding fructose-6-phosphate aldolase, giving the protein MKFYLDTANVKEIQEAASLGLLDGVTTNPSLVAKEGRSFKEMLVEICNIVDGPISAEVVSVEADAMVKEGKELAKIHKNIVVKVPLIAEGLKATKRMAAEGIKVNVTLCFSPTQALLAAKAGAWCVSPFIGRLDDISSNGMELIRQILTIYKNYDYKTFVLVASVRHPQHVVEAALAGGHICTMPFSIFQQMVKHPLTDIGLKKFLADWDAQAKK
- the dapB gene encoding 4-hydroxy-tetrahydrodipicolinate reductase; the encoded protein is MIKVVVAGAAGRMGCRLVALVRDSTALTLAGAIEGSGHHAIGDDAGETSGTGRAGVAITSDLAALMDRGEVVIDFSAPEATLEHFRIVAQHRRAMVIGTTGLNPSQLEEIKGLARHVPCVLSPNMSVGVNLIYKVIGEMAKTLGDDYDIEVIEAHHRLKKDAPSGTALKIAEVLARAVNRDLDQVGVYSRKGLIGERTKQEIGIQTIRAGDIVGDHTILFGGMGERIEVTHRASSRDTFARGALRAARWVVRQPPGLYDMMDVLGLK
- a CDS encoding uracil-DNA glycosylase translates to MHSLTVLNHAITDCTACTRLVTYRETVAQTKRRQYLEWTYWGKPIPGFGDPEAELYVLGLAPAAHGGNRTGRVFTGDRSGDWLYEAMHHFGFANQASSTHRGDGLALTNCYIGATVRCAPPGNKPSPDEFAQCGRFLRDEMRLLKRKRIVITLGKIAFDHYLKMHRADGHTIPSPTPKFGHGVAYRLPWGDLLLGSYHPSQQNTFTGKLTRPMFHSVFAQARRELGTPHPAK
- the dapA gene encoding 4-hydroxy-tetrahydrodipicolinate synthase, translating into MFTGSHVAIVTPFRKGKVDERALGDLIEWQIAKGTNGIVPCGTTGESATLSHEEHNRVIELTVEVARRRVPVTAGTGSNCTEEAISLTKHAKEAGADAALLITPYYNKPTQEGLYRHYKAIAEAVDLPLVLYNIPGRTGVNMLPATIARLAVIQNIVGVKEGSGVIQQASDIVQTCGNRLAVLAGDDAMTLPMMAVGGQGVITVTANIAPTEMANMVKAFAAGNIEEARRIHFQLSPLFAALFYETNPIPVKEALGMMGKIDPELRLPLCPMGKEYRDKLVQVMKEARFI